The Vigna radiata var. radiata cultivar VC1973A chromosome 6, Vradiata_ver6, whole genome shotgun sequence DNA segment TTTCAATTGTCACTCTCAGACTGCTCAAGTTTGAACTGTGTGTTAtctgttatttttgttttttgagttttttgACGCCATCGTTTAGCATTGGCAAGGTGAAGGAGATGGAGAGAGGACAAACAAACATGTTTGTCGGCTTTGTTGTCTTTAGGCCAAGATTCTAATAGAAcgtcattttataaaaatataaaatggagaGAAAAAAGAATCAAGTTAAAAGGACATAAATCACCAAAATAGAATGTCAGTGATGtttattaaatgataatgaGATGtgctaataaattttaattaataaaaaagattatattgaaaataTCATGTTTGGTAATATTTCTCTTCTTTAGTTACATTGATATTAGCTGCTGTCACTGGAATAAATAGGCCATTGATGTTGGTTttcattgtctttttttttggttttctgGGAAGGCAGTGCTATAATGATGAACCCTGTTATTGTTTactataaaaagataattaaaaggGGTTTTAACATTATAAACCAAATTCTTTTTCATCATGCACCCATTATTACTAAATGTATTCTTATACTAATAACAAATCCATTAAAAAACTCATTTTGAGACATATTTTATGTCTTTCTGAaagtttgttttgaaaaactcaTTTTAGAACATAACTAATATATGTATTgtgataattaatatattgCAAAAAACCAAAAGCTTATGTGGCTACAATAAAGTATAAAACAATTACATTCTCTTTTTTACACAACAAgaaatattataactaattttttttaaacattgcACATTTTAGTTGGCGAGTCATGTTGGTGGCTGTGAttggtggattttttttttctttcgcaAGTTAAGagatagttttcttttttttatacctCCGTATACCTATAAAAATAGATTCTCTTTTGTTCTTTCAAAGATATTTacaccatttttgtttttttcattctcttgattttctcatttatttttatattatcctAGGTTTAGTAAATTGCTCTTTTAAGAGTTCTTGCTAATTGCTAATTTCTAAGATCCTGAAAATTCTTGGGAAGCTTTTGCTATATTTTGATAGAGTTGTGCAATATATATCAAGGATAAATCCTTAAAAGCAATGAATCTACACACTTCAAGATCTTTTGCTTGTATTTTTACCAGTatttacaacaatcttaaggattTATACTAACAACAACAATCTAAATCCGAAGAACTAAAAcattatttctataatttagACAGTTTTTATGAACCCGTTCCTCGATATGTCAAAAATTAAGATATTCTTTGAACAAAACTTTTGACATAGGCAAGAATGTATGTCTATCCTATTAGATATGTATGGAGTTGCTACTGCTCTCTTATCCCCAAAACTTAACTCTAGTATCTCTTCAAAACAAGTTTAAGATTGGATTTATACAAACAAGGTATGTTGACACACTATACTTAGTACATTGTCTAATGACTTTCGATATGTATTGTTTTTATAAGGAAACGAAAGACACTTGGAATTCATTAGTTCTCAAATATAATGTCGAACATGTTGTCAAACAAATATTTGACATAAGAAACTACTATCGCTGAAAGATAATTGAATATAAGAACATAAAGACTCAAATCAACGAGTACCATAAGCTGCTTAAAGATAGCAAAGCAGAGAACATAATTCTACCTAATGAGTTTGTTTTAGAACTTCTAATTGAGAAATTGAACCATTCTGGACTGATTACAAACAACAAATGAAGCGCAAACACAAGAAGATGTCACTTCCAAAATTTATTACACACATTATCATTGTAGATACCAATAGAAAATTAGGTACTATTACAAGAGTCAAAactttatttgtataaaaaaaatggtagagGATAAACCTACtctaaaaagataaacaaaaaaacattattataaaaagaaaaacaattttcaaaattctcgTCTCAATGAATTTAATCTCACTTTtaagaagaaggaaaatatCTTCGTATATGGAAAGTTAAGTCATCATGCACCACAATATAGATGTAGAGTAAGAAACGAAAATCTTTTTAGAAcaaatataacttatttaaaacaaatcatgtataaatgttgaaaaagttattttttaatctttataaatgAGTATTCTAAATACATCAAAGCAAAAGTAGcaaatcaattgaataagaaaattaagaggattgGGTCAAATAGAGGTGATGAATATGTACTGTATAATGAATATTGTATAAGAGCATTGTCTTTTGTTTCGTAAAAGAAACTTCACTGGTACTATCACAACCTTAGCAGACAACTCTTTAAAGAACTTATCCATCGTTATTGTTAAGATCGTgtctaataataatagtaattattcAGAAGATTTGGAATATCTTTAAAGAACTTATCcatacaattataataaatcactatttattcaaatatatttttaaattatataatttataaatatattataaaaaaatatttttgaattacataatctaatccaaaaacatatttcagATTGAGTAATTCAAACTGTATGAAATGCTTTCCATCTACCCATAATTTATTAGTTAagattttttccattttattgaGAGACGGAGGTGCTGTAAAAAATAACACCCTCCATTTGACCGAGCTCGCCGGTACTTTGATCTCGTACCCTATGTATAATAAGGTGcaatggaaaaagaagaagctagAACTCTTGAAATTCTAAATAAATGCACTCGATAATTTTATTTCTCGTAATATTAAAACTTTGGCAAATAGAAgtatgaaaataagaaatagaaaacCAAAACTTCGAAATATTTATGGTTCTATAGTTctataaacaaaaacattattcgTTTTGAAACATTTTCAATAGGGTTATAGTTCTTATCATACAATTTCGTTTtgtcttttcaaaaattaaaacatttccTTAATGCATTCGACCTGAAGTTGAATTATTTACAATCCATCacgaaaacaaaattaatcataTTATACTTACCTTGAACCATGtccataaataaattaaaaacttgtgTAATGGAAGtcattttttctcctttctgaaatttttctttaagaatAGGCAAGAATGCATCATAATCATCCACATTTTCTCTTCCTATTTTCTTTCCTCTTACCAAAACATTACACTAAATTTTAGGATAACACCAACCACAAGGGAAAGAAATATGAATGATAGAACTTTAGAAATTTTCCTGTTTTTGTTGCCTAGCAATACGTTCTAAAGAATACTAACCACCCAGACAAGCTACTCATGCAACATAGAAAGCCTAAGTCACGCTTAACGGGGCAAGTTTTACGACTTACTGTTACGGATCGGAGCTTCAACAAATCACGTTCACTAGACTAAAATTTCAGCTATTCTTTTGAATTACATCACCACCAACCTACCTACTTCAGCAGCTCTACTAACATCATATTTAAGGCAACCCCTAGTGTTATTTCAATATTCTAGAAGGAAAAGAAGCAACAGagattgaaaaaacaaaaggttaaatttataaatccgAACAGAAGTCTCGAGCATATCTATAGACACAGGACTTTCATATACCGCCTGTCAGgactattatttaaaaaatttatctttacaGACTGAGGCtaccaaaaaaacaaaaagtttatataattgACAAGCGTCACATATTTACCTCTTGAGTGGTTTGTAAAGGACAACTGTCACGTATTTGGACTGGAATCTGTGAGTCAGTCCAAGGGCAACAACAGACTTTGAGGCCAAATTTTTCTCTATGAAGACGTGATTTAGCACTACATGTTGGGGCTTGGAAGAGGAACCTACATCAGAGTTCTCCATACCTAGGACAGTAAGATGCAGTTGCGAAGGAACAGACATTGGCTCCTTTGCAAAGTCCTCGTCAGCTGGAAATGCTTGACCATAACTGGATTCGGGGGAAGGTGGTGCTTCAAACTCAGACACGCCATCAGGGTTTTCTGGCACATAATCCTGCAGCAAAACAATAACATTCAAATCAGTTTCTGGAAGAGAAATTATTTCCCTAAATGGGATAGGAAAATATTAACCATTATTGTGAtcagttgaattttttttcttattgataGTCAAGTCAATTTAAAGTAATAAGTAAAATAAGGAAACAATTTGCAAGAGTTTATTACTCAATTTTCATCCAAAACTCCTTGTAACTCCCAACCTTGCTAAAAGCACAAAATCCTATGAAAACTAGCTTTGCAAAACTTATAAGTTGTTTCCATGAACCGATAGCAGAGTGCAGAAACCAGTGTTTCCCGTCTATGTTCGACCTTTATCTCCATATGCAGCATGCACACatgacaaaataatatatagtacGTGTTACTTTTTCCTGCTCCACCCCATCCACCTTGGCTACATGTCCTGTTCACCCTCATCGTCTAACATAAAATAAAGACCTAGAAGAAGAACTCAAGGAAAAAACTTTGGCATCGTTGAATGTCAAGTTCATCTTAAAACCCAATTGAAGCAATCACCTTATACAGAAGGGGAAAAAACCTCAATGCAGACATACAACTAAATTATACAGGAGAATGAATTTCAAGATGAAAATAAGTtcagaaaatgatattttcatcGAGAAAAACAAGTAGGACGATACATACATTGACATCAAGAAGATTGCAGACATGTCCCATCTCGTCAGTTACATTAGGAAGGTCAGGAATAAATCTCTCTTCACCATCAACAATGAACCTGTAATGATATATTCCTGGTGGAAGGACTAATAAGATTGAGTGATCCTTGCCAGCTCGCTGCAGTGCCTTTCTGCAAATAATAAACTCACCGTTACTGATTTCATTGTAGAATATTTATACAGACACGATAACTATTTTATGTCAAATACAATCAATATGTTGTCACCGACAAAAGAGTGGTTAAATCTCACCTAGAGGTCCAGTTATCCCAGGATCCCTCAACAGCTACGTTATTACCACCGTAGTTCCATGTAATCATGACAGGGATCCCGTGCTCAGGAGGTTGATTGACGATACCATGAGATTCATTCTGCCACATTTGATTGAGAAAAGGAGGGCCGTTACCTCTTTGTAATGGAGCTAGAGGAACCTGAAAACAAAGAAagtcaatatttattttaaagtaatgcTAAGTTGCCACTGGTGAAACTTACATACAAATTTCCTAacccaaaaaacaaattcgtaactaagagaaattgaaatttctgTACGTCATATAGCAATGATGCAAGTTACATCACGAATAACTTCAAAAAGAGTTACTCGTCATCCTccactttcattttcttaaagtttAATGGTAAGTGGGGCAACATATCTTAAAcacaatagtaaaaaatatataaaacaaggCATAGACCCCCCTCTGACGTGAACAGAACCAATCCCGAAGGATATCAACAGAGGGACCACAGAAGGGTGTGCCAGAGTTCTGGAGTGTGGGCTGGCCGGAAATACAGCTGAGAGCAGTTGGTCAATCTGTGTCTAAGAGAGAAGACACCTACACCAATTAGCCTTCAGAAGAGTTGAGAGTGGGAAAAGGGTCTGATGAAATAAAAAGGGGGCAAAATCCCAATATTGCCCCAACCAAACTATGCCACTCCACGAAACAAAAGTAGAGGGGTTTTAGTCTCATGCAAAAGTGGTTATGACTGCAATGGCATCAATTCAAGCTGCTCTAGACACATCGGTGTTTCACAGAGATTCACTAGCATTGTTAGTAAGAGCAGATAGCTATGGTGCGCAAAGTGTCATCAATCACTCTGGATTTTGAGTACAAGATATTATATAAAACCAAACTGGTTTGAGAGGATAATCACCTTGCTTCCAGACATGCAAGTagtagttaaaataaataaggattGCATTAATTGACATAATTATGCAGAAGCAAATGAACTTAAATGTCAGAATCTGGCATTGCCAGGGTTGATTGAAAATACCGAACATGAACAAGAAAATGTTGAGGGGGCTACTACTCCTTTAAGATAAATTTACTCCGTGAAAGTCACAAGGTTTTTTTTCCACATATGACAGGTTCTTTTCGGCTACTACGAAATGATCTACTGCTGAAAATCTGAAAATTGCAGAGTGGAACATTTTTCACAACATTACACTCTACTTTGGGAATGACAATCTTTAGAcgcaaaaaaaattcaacatataTAAATGAGCACACCTGGAAAACCCTGTGCATTGTGAAGGTAAAAGATAGATGCATATCTGTGTTCAAttaaattatagatatttattCCCCTTAAAAGAACTAGAGGGTAACTAagattatcattttattaaacaGAAGATCaggtaaaaaataatactaattcGAAACattggaaaagaaaacataaaattactTAATTGTGTTTGGAAACATGTTTCCCACGGACATATACCAGCTCTCCTGTAGCAAGACAAAGCTGCTTCTGCGTCCCCTTTTACTAAATTGACACAGCAGCATTAACTTACACACGTCTGAACCCATACTGAACACAATATAAGCATGCAAAATATGATAACCAAAATTCACAAATAGTGAAAGGACAGtgattcatataaattaaactaaaccaCCAGTCTTGTTTTTTCAGCTTGGCTGGACACGTA contains these protein-coding regions:
- the LOC106764910 gene encoding SNF1-related protein kinase regulatory subunit beta-1, translated to MGNANGREDGSITATADPPVAETVVAVAHAPDSRPPVRAFSSDSMANSPPQSPRRSRSPILFGPQVPLAPLQRGNGPPFLNQMWQNESHGIVNQPPEHGIPVMITWNYGGNNVAVEGSWDNWTSRKALQRAGKDHSILLVLPPGIYHYRFIVDGEERFIPDLPNVTDEMGHVCNLLDVNDYVPENPDGVSEFEAPPSPESSYGQAFPADEDFAKEPMSVPSQLHLTVLGMENSDVGSSSKPQHVVLNHVFIEKNLASKSVVALGLTHRFQSKYVTVVLYKPLKR